cctcgctccacCGGCGCGCCCAGTTCTCCTCCCACGCGCCCACCAACTCCAACCCCAACGCCCAGCTCCTCGCCATCCTCGCCCTCGCGGTCACCCTGGCCGCGCTCCTGGCCCTCGCGGGCGTCACGCTCACCGCCGCCTTCGCGGCGCTCGTCGTCCTCAGCCCGCTCTTGCTCCTCACCTGCCCTCTCTGGGCGCCGCTGGCGCTCGTGGCCATCGTCACGGGGGCCGCCTCGCTCGTCGCCTGTAgcctcgccgtggccgcgcTCGGCGCGGGCACGTGGGCGTATCGGTACTTCGCCGGGCGGCATCTGGTGGGCGCGCGCCGGGTGGACTACTACACGCGTGGCCGGTTCGCGTACGCGGGGGGAAGCCACGTGGCGACGGGCTACTATGGGCCAGGGTATAGCCGGAGGATCAAGGACGTCGCGCCCGGGGCGTAGGCCGTTGGAGGCGCATGCGTATCGGCTCTCTCGTCCCACTGATAACGGAGACACCGTGGTGAATCGTTGATCCTGTCAACCGGGTTTGCCGTGGCTGATGGTGGGTTTCGGATAACAAGGCCGGCAGCCGGCAGCCGGCAGACAAAGGTTATCGTGCTGGGGACAACGGCAGGCAGCATGGAGCGGTACAAAAACAGTGGGATTAGGTAGCCGTTGCATCTGTGTATACCGTGTAGTCCGCGTTTATCTGTCAATAACGGTGCCCCAACGTGCCCTCAGTCAGGATGTAGTTGTGAACCTGAAATTGAAATTTGTGATTGAAAGTTAAGTACGGAGTACGTGTTTTTATAAAATTTCAACGAAACATGAAACATTTGTTTTCGTGAATCTTTGATGAAACCATCTGGAAGCTTTAATGAaacatgttcttttttgtgtgtggaaACATCACGAAACCAGCACACTTGTGCGAGCCGGATCACAGTACAACATCAAGGAATTTGCGCAGCGAGATGGGAACTTTGCTGTCTGCTTATATCACATCTTAGAATGGTCGCGACAACACTATTTCTACTGCCAGGTACGGTATCGTCTATTAATCTAGTATGGAGTGCATGCGTCCAATATAGCTTAGTGTGTTAACAGTTGAACGACTCGTAATCTGCGAAATCTTTTTCACGAGAAGGATTCATCTACCAAATCTTACACGACAAAGAGGATGGAGAACTACTGCTTACACTAGATTGGATTAAAATAATGTTCAGTTCTCGGTTCCGACGAACTCCAAAGAGAAAACAGAACGATACGATCTTGATGCGGCAGAAACGGCCGGGAACGACTAGTAGAAGGAAAAATCTGCGGCCGAAGCGAAATCGGAGGTACGGAAGGCTAAATTTAAAACAAAGAACAGAAATCTTTCATCGTTCCTTCTTGCATTGCACCTGTA
The Brachypodium distachyon strain Bd21 chromosome 2, Brachypodium_distachyon_v3.0, whole genome shotgun sequence genome window above contains:
- the LOC104582826 gene encoding oleosin 14.9 kDa, which translates into the protein MADWPGGLLPLPTTPRPPAQRPPRSGQASTEYSSSSLHRRAQFSSHAPTNSNPNAQLLAILALAVTLAALLALAGVTLTAAFAALVVLSPLLLLTCPLWAPLALVAIVTGAASLVACSLAVAALGAGTWAYRYFAGRHLVGARRVDYYTRGRFAYAGGSHVATGYYGPGYSRRIKDVAPGA